One Polyangia bacterium genomic region harbors:
- a CDS encoding zinc-binding alcohol dehydrogenase gives MRRRALVFTGPRRISVIEEEIGSPPSGALLVRTRVSAISAGTERLAFRGQLPADVPLDETLPALASEGGRAGWTFPFRFGYAAVGEVIGVGDGVAASDWIGRRVFSFQPHGSAFFVAADEAWPVPDGIDWEKAALLANAETAVNLILDAGPRVGERVAVFGQGVVGLLATALLARFPLHTLVVVDRVASRAAHGRALGAHAVTASLDGARAALGDAGADLAFELTGNPQVLNDALVVTGREGRVVVGSFYGSKQSAVDLGGHFHRGRIAIVSSQVSHIAPALTGRWNRQRRRDVAWQLLRRVDSAALISHRFPIGEAAAAYALLDTDAPAALQVLFTYD, from the coding sequence GTGAGAAGGCGCGCCCTGGTCTTCACCGGACCGCGGCGAATCAGCGTCATCGAGGAAGAGATAGGTTCGCCGCCGTCAGGCGCGCTGCTGGTGCGCACCCGCGTTTCGGCCATCAGCGCCGGCACCGAGCGGCTGGCCTTTCGCGGCCAGCTGCCCGCGGACGTTCCACTGGACGAGACGCTGCCAGCGCTGGCGAGCGAGGGCGGGCGCGCCGGGTGGACCTTTCCCTTTCGCTTCGGGTACGCGGCGGTGGGCGAGGTGATAGGCGTCGGCGACGGCGTGGCGGCTTCCGACTGGATCGGCCGCCGGGTCTTCAGCTTTCAGCCCCACGGCAGCGCGTTCTTCGTGGCGGCGGATGAGGCCTGGCCGGTGCCGGACGGGATCGACTGGGAAAAAGCGGCGCTGCTGGCCAACGCCGAGACGGCGGTGAATCTGATCTTGGACGCCGGCCCGCGGGTGGGCGAACGGGTGGCGGTGTTCGGGCAGGGCGTGGTCGGTCTGCTGGCCACGGCGTTGCTGGCCCGCTTTCCACTGCACACATTGGTGGTCGTCGATCGCGTGGCCAGCCGAGCGGCGCACGGCCGGGCGCTGGGCGCCCACGCGGTTACGGCGTCGCTCGATGGCGCGCGTGCCGCGCTGGGCGACGCTGGCGCTGATCTGGCGTTCGAGCTGACCGGCAATCCGCAGGTGTTGAACGACGCGCTTGTTGTGACCGGGCGCGAAGGGCGGGTGGTGGTGGGATCGTTTTACGGCAGCAAGCAAAGCGCCGTCGATCTGGGCGGCCATTTTCATCGTGGGCGGATCGCCATCGTCAGCAGCCAGGTCAGTCACATCGCCCCGGCCTTGACGGGACGCTGGAATCGCCAGCGACGGCGAGACGTGGCGTGGCAGTTACTGCGCCGGGTGGACAGCGCTGCTTTGATCAGCCACCGTTTTCCCATCGGCGAGGCCGCGGCGGCTTACGCGCTGCTGGACACGGACGCACCCGCGGCGCTGCAGGTTCTTTTCACCTACGACTGA
- a CDS encoding 6-carboxytetrahydropterin synthase, with protein sequence MSQYTVGVIRDFVAQHFLFGGDWGRENQLHSHHYKMEVIFAGERLDRHGYLLDIAVVKEHLDRLVDRYRDKTLNELPEFAGQNPGLEPFARILTEGMVRALEPRNLTSLAVKLWENEEAFATYTVTFS encoded by the coding sequence ATGAGTCAGTACACCGTCGGCGTGATCCGGGACTTCGTCGCTCAGCACTTTCTCTTTGGGGGTGACTGGGGGCGCGAAAACCAGCTGCACTCCCACCACTACAAGATGGAGGTGATCTTCGCCGGCGAGCGTCTGGATCGCCACGGCTACTTGCTGGACATCGCGGTGGTGAAAGAGCACCTCGATCGCCTGGTCGATCGCTATCGCGACAAGACCCTGAACGAGCTGCCGGAATTCGCCGGCCAGAACCCCGGCCTCGAACCGTTCGCGCGCATCCTGACCGAAGGGATGGTTCGCGCGCTGGAGCCGCGCAATCTGACCTCGCTGGCGGTCAAGTTGTGGGAGAACGAAGAAGCCTTCGCCACGTACACGGTGACGTTCTCTTGA